DNA sequence from the Brevundimonas sp. NIBR10 genome:
TACATCGAGAAGGCCGCCGAGGCGCCGGCGGTGAACTGGCCGAACGCCATCCCGACCACGGCGGGCATCCCCTGGCCGCCGTAGGCCGGATCGGCCGACAGGGCGGGCCAGCCGGCCGCGACCATGGCCTGATAGGCTTCCTTCCAGCCCTTGGGCCCGGTGACGACGCCGCCCTCGGCCCAGTGACAGCCTTCCTTGTCGCCCGAATGGTTGATCGGGGCGATGACCTCTTCCGCGAACTTGGCGCCCTCTTCGAGGATCTGCTGCACCAGATCGGACGAGATGTCCTCGAACCCGGCCTGATTGGAATAGCGGTCGATCTCTAGGACCTCGTTCAGGATGAAGGTGAGGTCGCGGACGGGGGCTTTATAGGCCATGAGGCTCAGGCTCTCGCTTTGAAGGGATGGCGCACCGGGTGGTGGTCGTGGTTGTCGGGGTTCAGGCGGGCACTCAGGACCGACTCATAGTCCTCGGCGCCGGGCAGCAGGTCGGGCCGCATCTGGGACAGGCGCTCCTCCATCGCGGCGCAGGCCTCCTCGGCCGTCTCGATGGCGGCGTCGAGGTCTTCGCGCTGCTGCTTCAGGGCCTCGATCTGGGCGCGGTGGCGGCGCAGGGCGATCGCCATCTGGTGCGTATTGCCGTCGTTGCGGTCGTACAGATCCAGCATGTCCTGGATCTCGTGCAGGGTAAAACCGATGCGTCGGCCGCGCAGGATCAGCTTGAGCCGGGCGCGGTCGCGGGCGTCATAGACCCGGGTCTGGCCCTTGCGCGCCGGGGTCAGCAGACCCTTGTCCTCATAGAAGCGCAGCGCCCTGGCCGTGGCCCCGAACTCGCGGCACAGCTGGCGGATGGAATAGGTGCGATGGTCGTCTGCGGTCGCCATGAAGGCTACATAGCCCGAACTTGACGCGCACGTAAAGGGAAGCTTTTGCGATCGCTCACAGCAAGAACGACCGATGGGGGAACTTCACTCTTCGACGAAGCAAGACAAGACTTCCCCCATCGGCCCTGGATCGCTACGCGATCGACAGGCCGCTTTCCCCCATGAAGGATGGGGGAAGAGCAGGACGAACAATGCCACGCAAACACGTCAACGACGCCGGAACCGCCAAACGCGATTTGCCGCAGAAGACGTGCGTCTCCTGCGGCAAGCCGTTCGCATGGCGCCGCAAGTGGGCGCGGGACTGGGATCAGGTGAAGTTCTGCTCCGACCGTTGCCGGTCGGTCGGCGAAGTCAGGCCCGGCGGCCCAGCAGCACGGGGATCGTGATCGCCAGCAACAGGACGTTGACGATCGACAGGCCGATGTCGCCGCCCAGGGCATGCACGCCCAGCATCACGGCCTCCAGCACGATCAGACCGGCGGCGGAAACGACGACCAGGGGTCGGCCGACCTTCCAGGACACCAGCGGCGTCAGCACGCCCACAGCCAGCACGATCTCGGCGATGCCCAGACCCCGGACGAACTGTTCCGACACCATGGCCGGCCAGGTCATCAGGGTAATCAGATTGGCCATGGATTCCGTCAGCTTGGCATAGCCGGCCGCGAGGAAGAACATCGCGATCCAGCCCTGGAGCGTCCACAGCGCCATGTTGCGATAGGTGGCGCGCAGGCGCGCGGCGGCGCTGGAAACGGGGGTGACCGAGGCGGGCGTGAAGGTGGCAGCCATGGCGGGGCTCTGGGATGAAAGTCATCGGGGAGGAAACTGCAACAGTCGCGATATCGGATCGCCTGCCGCCGTCTGCGAGGGGTAATGGCACAGCTTTTCGCACATGTCATCAGCCGTAGACATCAATTGATGACTTAGCCGATCAACGCGTGTTTCAGGCCGCGAAATCTACGCAGCTACGAGGCCGAAGCGAGGCCGTATGCATACGGTTTCGTAATCCTGAGCGGGACCTGTCAGCCCTCGAAGCCCCAGGCCTCGCGGGCCTGTTCGAGGCGCGCCAACTTCGCCTGAAACGGCGACCAGTCATCGTCGGTGGCAACGGGGGCCCAGAGCGCCTCGACCTCGTCGATGAGCATCTCTTCGGGCTCGCTTTGCGCAAACATCGGATGCTCCAGCCGTTCGGGCAGGTCCGGCTCATGCTCGAACAGCGCAAAGCGGAAGGCGTCGAAGGTCTCGCCCTGATAAAGCGTCGCACGGGGGCCGCCCAGCGCCCGCGCCGACGAGCTGAAACCCGCGAACCAGTCGAAGAACAGCGGCTCCCACCGCAGGGCCGCGCCGCCCTCACGCAACAGCGCCAGGGTGGTGTCGACCAGCCGCTGATCCGCCGCCTCGCCGAGTGACTGAACCCCCAGCCGCATCAGGAAGGCCGCGCGCAGATGGCGGATATAGGCCGGGCCGAAGCCGTTCAGGGCCTCGGTCAGGGGCTCGACATCGGCGACCAGCTTGAGGCACCCTGCCAACTGGGTCAGGTTCCAGAACACCGCCTCCGGCTGGCGCGCGAAGGCATAGAGGCCCGTCTGGTCGAAATAGGCGGCTGTGAACCCGGGCTCATAGGCGGGCAGGAACCGCCACGGCCCATAGTCGAAGCTCTCGCCCGTGACGTTCAGATTGTCGGTATTGAGCACCCCGTGAACGAACCCCGCCGCGATCCACCGCGCGGTCAGCCTGGCCGAGGCCTCGACGATCGCGGCCAGCAGGCCGGGCGTATCTCCCGCCGCGACATCGGGATGATAGAGGGCCCGCACATGTTCGACGAGCGCCTCGATCATGTCGGCGCGCTGGTGATAGGCGGCGCGCTGGAAGGTGCCGAACCGGACGTGGCTGTGCTGAAGCCGGACCAGCACCGCCGACCGCGTCGGCGACGGCTCGTCGCCGCGCTCCAGCGCCTCCCCCGTCTCGATCAGGCTCAGGGCCCGGCTGGTCGGAACACCCAGGCTTTCCAGCATGGTCGCGGCCAGCACCTCGCGCATCCCGCCCTTGAGCGTCAGCCGTCCGTCACCACCGCGCGACCAGGGCGTCGTGCCCGAGCCCTTGGTGCCGAGATCGAGCAAACGGCCACGATCGTCGCGAACCTGCCCCGCAAGAAACCCGCGCCCGTCGCCGAGGCCGGGGTTGTAGTGCCGAAACTGATGCCCGTGATACCGCATGGCGATCGGCCCAGGCTGGCCCGGCAACGGCTGGAACCGGCCGAAGGCGGCGATCCACTCGGCTTCGTCCAGACCCTCCAGCCCCACGCTCGCCGCCGCCCGGTCGTTGCGGTAGCGCAGGATGGTGGTCGGAAAGTCGGCGGGCCGGACGGCGTCGGCGTACTCATCCCCCAGATCGAAGAAGCGGGGCTCGGGCGTATAGGCTGGGGTAACGGGCATGGGGTGCAGATGCCCCTTCGCAGGCCCCGCCGCAACGCCTGTTCCGGCTTCACAGCAACCGTCCAGATGCGCTAGAACAGCCGCAGACATCAGGCCCCATCGGGGTCAGGCTGGCGCGGGCATTCCCGGCGAATCCGGTCCGGCGTCGTCGATAACCGGCGCCACGGCAGACATCCATTCTCGGAGGCCCCGTGGCACGCAAACTGACCCTCGATTTTCTCAAGACAGAGACCGCCTCCGGTGCGGCCCTGGCCCTGGCCACCGTCGCCGCCCTGGTCGTGGCCAACTCGCCGCTGTCGGCCGACTATTTCGCCTGGCTGAAGAGCGAGCACACGCTCCAGATCGGGCCGCTCATCCTGCGCGAGACCGTGTCCGAGTGGATCAAGGAAGGCCTGATGGCCGTCTTCTTCCTCGTGGTGGGCCTGGAGATCAAATACGAGATCGTCCGCGGCGAGCTCAGCGACCCCAGGAAGCTGGCGACGCCAGTATTCGCGGCCCTGGGCGGCATGGTCGCGCCGGCGCTGGTTTACCTGGCGATCACCGGGATGACGGGTGGTCCCCACGGCGGCTGGCCCATACCTCTGGCCACCGACATCGCCTTTGCCCTCGCGGTCTTCGCCCTGGTCGGCAAGGGACTGCCCGCGTCATTGCGGGTCTTCCTGCTGACCCTGGCCATCGTCGACGACCTGGGGGCCATCGCCATGATCGCCATACTGTTCAGCCAAGGAGTGCAGTGGATGCCCCTGCTGGGTGTCGCGGCCCTGCTGGTCGGCGGCGCGATCTGGGGCCGGTCGATGCGTATCCCTGCGCCCTTCTGGGTTGCAGGCTTCGCCGCCGTCTGGTGGCTGACGGTTCAGGCGGGGCTGAGCACCTCCCTGACCGCCGTGGCCTTCGCCCTGATCGTGCCGATCGCGCCGCGCGCCGAGGACAGGCAGTCGCCACTGAAGGAAGCGATGCACGACCTGCACCCCTATGTCGCCTGGCTGATCCTGCCGCTGTTCGCCTTCGCCAAGGCCGGCGTGTCGTTCGCAGGCCTGTCGCTCGATCAGGCCTTCGCGCCGCTGGTCTTCGGCATCGCGGGCGGCCTGTTCGTCGGCAAGCAGATCGGGGTGTTCGGCGCGGCCTGGCTGGCGACGAAGCTGGGGCTCGGCACCCGTCCCACCGACGCCACCTGGCTTCAGGTCTACGGCGTCAGCCTGCTGTGCGGGGTCGGCTTCACCATGAGCCTGTTCATCGGGGCCCTCGCCTTCCCCGGCGCCGTCGATTCACCCGAACAGGTCGAGGTCAAGCTGGGGGTGCTGGCCGGCTCGATCCTGTCGGGTCTTTGCGGGGTCGCGGCGCTCGCAATCGCCAGGCGCACGCCAGGCAAGGATTTGGCCGAAACCTGAAAGGTTACTGGGCAGTTCACGCCCAATATTGACCTTGGGTCAGCGATTTTTGTCGCTTTTGCGTCACACCGGCGCCCACCGGCGGGCAAAACGCGCGCCAACCCCCTGCCGCTGCTTGTCGCTCTACTCGGCTTGGATTACGGCAGGGGTTCGATTACCCGCAGCTCCGGCAAGAGAGCGAGGGCAGGGAAACAGGAAACGCCGCGATCGCCGTCCAGGCGGTCGGGCCATGAGCCGGGAGCCGTCCATGCGTCTTACTCAATCACTTCGCTATTCCGTGTCCGCCGCCGTCGTCGGCGCGGTCGCCTTCGGTCTCGTCGGCGCCGCCTCGGCCCAGGACCAGGAAGGCCCGTCGACCAGCGTCGACGACATCATCGTCACCGCCCAGAAGCGCGAGCAGAGCCTTCAGGACGTGCCGATCGTGGTCACCTCCCTGTCGGCCGAGGCGCTCGACAACGCGGGCGTCAAGGACATCAAGGATCTGCAGATCCTGACCCCCGGCATGACGGTCACCTCGACCTCGTCGGAAGCCTCGACCACCGTCCGTATCCGCGGCGTCGGCACCGTGGGTGACAACCCCGGTCTGGAGAGCTCGGTCGGCGTCGTGATCGACGGCGTCTATCGCTCGCGCAACTCGGTCGGCTTCGGCGACCTGGGTGAACTGCAACGGATCGAAGTCCTGAAGGGCCCGCAAGGCACCCTGTTCGGCAAGAACACCTCGGCCGGCGTCATCAACATCATCACCCAGGCCCCCTCGTTCACGCCCGGCTACAATGCCGAGTTGACGGCGGGCAACTACGGTGCCTTCGGCGCGTCGGGTTCGGTCACCGGCCCGATCAACGACCAGGTCGCCTTCCGCCTGTACGCCGGTCGCCGCGTTCGCGACGGCTTCACCGACATCAACCTCGGCGACGGTCCTCGCACCGACACCGACGACGGCAACCAGGACTTCTGGACCGCGCGCGGCCAGCTGCTGGTCCTGCCCAACGACAACACCTCGATCCGCATCATCGCCGACTACTCCAAGCGCGACGAATACTGCTGCGTCGGCGTTCAGGTCCGCACGGGCCAGACCTATCCCTTCATCGACGGCCTCTCGACCGGCACCGGCCAGGCTCCGCCCAACGCGACCTTCAGCGGCCTGCCCTTCTCGCGCCTCGGCTATGCCAACCGCGAAGACGGCCAGACCATCGAGGACAAGGGCCTGTCGGCCGAGGCCAACATCGACCTGAACCGCTGGGGTGACGCCACCCTGACGACCGTCTCGTCGTGGCGGCGCTGGAAGTCCTCGCTGGGCCAGGACATCGACTACACGGGCGCGGACATCAACTACCGCGTCAACGACGGCGACTATGGCTACGGCGTCGAGAACTGGACCCAGGAAGTCCGTCTGGCCGGGGCCACGGACCGCCTCGACTGGCTGGTCGGTGCCTTCGCGACCCGTGAGCAGGTCTCGCGCACGGACAGCTTCTACAACGGCGCGGACTACACCCCCTTCCTGTCCTTCCTGCTCAGCGCCAACCTGAACCGCGCGGTTCCGCAGTTCCCGGTCAGCCCCGGCATCATCGGCTGCTTCACGCGTCCGGGTCAGACCTCGGGCGGTACGGGTCTGCAAGGCTGCCTGGCCTCAGGCGGCACGGGTCAACTGCCTGTCGGCCCCGGCGGTGCGATCGTCACCATCCCAACGGCTCAGGCCACGGGCCCGGGCTTCATCGTCGGCCAGGGCTTCCGCGACCGCTACAACCAGACGTCCGAGTCGTTCGCGCTGTTCACGAACAACACCTTCCACCTGACGGACCAGTTCGATATCACCGTCGGCCTGCGCTACACGAGCGACACCAAGTCGGTCGACTCGCTGCAGACCAACCTGAACAACAACTCCAGCACCTGTAATGCGGCTTTGGCGAACGCCGGAGCCATCGGCGGCCTGCTGGGCGCGGCGACGGCCGGATCCATCGTCGGCACCATCTGCCTGCCCTGGGTCAACAGCGCCTTCCAGGACCGCGTCGCCCACCAAGAATTCGACGACAGCGAGGTCTCGGGCACGATCAAGGCCGCCTATCGCCTGAACGACCAGCTCCTGACCTATGTGTCCTACGCCCGCGGCTACAAGTCGTTCGGCTATAACCTGGACCGGACCCAGACCGGCGTGACGCCCAACGCCTCGACCTTCTTCCCCTCGGAAACGGTCGACAGCTATGAGGCCGGGTTCAAGGCCACCCTGTTCGATCGCAAGGTGCTGTTCAACGCGACCTACTTCAACCAGAAGGTCGAGAATTTCCAGCTCAACACCTTCCTCGGCACCGCCTTCACGGTGGAAGCGATCCCCGAGCTGAACAGCCAGGGCTTCGACGCCGACTTCCTGTGGTTCACTCCGATCGAAGGCCTGTCGGTCTCGTCCGGCCTGACCTACACGGATGCCGAATACGGCGTGTTCACCGCCGCCCAGCTGACCCAGCCGTCCAACTTCCCGCAGCTGTCGCTGCTGCCGGGCGGCACCCCGGCCTTCGCGCCGGAATGGTCCAGCACCAACTCGGTCAACTTCGAGCGCACCGTCGGCAACCTGCTGTTCGGCGCCAGCCTGTCGGCCAAATATTCCAGCGAATACAACACCGGCTCCGACCTGCTGCCGTACAAGGGCCAGGACGCCTACACCCTCGTCAACGGCCGCATCACGCTCGGAACGGCTGACGATCGCTGGACCGTCGAACTCTGGGGTCAGAACCTGACCGACAAGGAATACATCCAGGTCGGTTACGCCGCGCCGCTGCAGGGCACCGCCTTCCAGTCGACGCTTCAGACCGCCGGCTCGAACCCCGGCACCTTCTACAATGCGGCCGCCGACACCGCGACCTATGACGCGTTCCTGGGTGCCCCGCGCACCTACGGAATCACCTTCAAGGTCAAGTATTGATCATCCCGCCAAGAGGATGAACTTCAGAGCCGGCCGGGGTCCGCCCCGGCCGGCTTTTTCGTGGCCCGTGCCGTGGACGATCGGTCGCAGCAAGCGACGCTGTTCAGCGGGAACGCAGCCTCTAGCCTGCCGTTGATCCGTCGACCCTCAGCCTGTCGAGACTCGCCATGCGCATGATCCCCCTCGCCACCACCGTCGCCTTCGCCGCCCTGGCCGCCGCCTGCGGAGCCAGCGGTCAGAACGCCCCCGCCCCCCAGGCCGGGGCGCCCCTGGAGACCCGCCCGGCAAACGGCACAGGCCAGACCCCCGCCTTCCCCGGCCAGACTCGCGCACCCGCCGTCACCACCTCCGTCGCCATGGCCCACACTGTGGTCGCTTCCGGCCTCGACCACCCGTGGGGCATGGCATTGCTGCCCGACGGGCGCTGGTTGGTCACCGAGCGTTCGGGAAAGCTGTCGATCATCGGGCCGGACGGGACCAAGAGCCCCGCCATCGCCGGCCTGCCTGCCGTCGATGCGCGCGGCCAGGGCGGGCTGCTGGACGTGGTGGTCGGCCCGACCTTCGCCTCCGACCGCATGATCTACTGGAGCTATGCCGAGCCGCGGGAGGGCGGCAACGCCACCTCGGTCGCGCGCGGAGCCCTGTCGGCGGACGGCAGCCGGGTCGACAATGTCCAGGTCATCTTCCGCGCCCTGCCCATCTATGACGGCGACAAGCATTTCGGATCGTCACTGGCCTTCGCGCCCGACGGCAAGCTGTTCGTCACCCTGGGCGAGCGGTCGGACAGACCCATGCGGCCCCAGGCCCAGGACCTCGGCTCGCACATGGGCAAGACGATCCGCATCAATGCCGACGGCACGGTCCCGTCCGACAATCCCTTCGTCGGCCAGGCGGGAGCCCTGCCCGAGATCTGGAGCCTGGGGCACCGCAACGTCCAGGGCATCGCCATCGGTGCGGACGGCAAGGTCTGGACCGTCGAGCACGGCACACGCGGCGGCGACGAGGTCAATCTGGACCAGCGCGGCCTCAACTACGGCTGGCCCGACGCGGCCTACGGCGTCGAATACGCGGGCGGTGCAATCAACGCCGGAACGACCCAGAAGGAAGGCACCGAACAGCCCGTCTACTACTGGGATCCCGTGATCGCCCCGGGCGGCGCGACCCTCTATTCGGGGGCCATGTTCCCGGGCTGGCAGGGCAATCTGCTCATCGCAGGCCTCAAGGAAAAACACATCGCGCGGCTGGTGATCCAGAACGACCGCGTTGTGGGCGAAGAGCGCCTGCTGACCGATCTGGGTGAACGTATCCGTGACGTGGCCGTGGGTCCGGACGGCGCCGTGTGGGCCATCACCGACGAGGCGAACGGCAAGCTGGTGCGGCTGGCGACCCGATAGGCTCAGCCGCGGCGGAAGATCCGCGACGCCAGATACCCCATCCCCGCGGCCAGCAGCACGCTGAGCAGGCCATAGGACCAGGGCCTGCGGTGAGCGAACTCATAGATGTCTCGCTCGAACCCGACCTTTTCGACCGTCAGGGTCAGGTTCGAGACCGACGCTGGCCTGCCCTCCTGAAACAGCCAGACCTCGGCGTGGTATTCGCCGGTTGGTGCGGTGGTCGGCAGTTCGACCTCGGCGCGGAACAGACCCCGGTCCACGAAGGTGACGCCGTCGGGATCGGTGTTGTAGAGGGCCGCCGCCTCCTTCAGCCGGATCACGGCCCGGCGCCAGTCCAGGTAGTCGTCGCCGAGCCGCGAGATGACCACGTCACGCACGCCGTATCGGGTCACCGTCCGCGCCTCGTCCGGGGCCCCGATGCGCAGGTGATCGACACCGACGCCCAGACGACGCAGCTGACCAAAGCCGGCGATCTCGCTCAGCGGCCGGGTCGAGGCGGTCATGTAGAAGCCGGGTGCCCCCTCGAACAGCACAGGCCGGCTGTTGAGCCAGACGCCCATGTTGCGGGTCTTCTTGACCAGGCGAACGGGCGCGTCCGGCCCCCGCACGACCACCACGACATCGGCGGGGGTGTCGGTCGGGTTGAACACGGCTCCGTAGAGAACGATCGAGGCCCCCTGGAACCCGGTATCGACCTTGACCTGGGCGTCGGTCAGGGCAGCGGCGACCCGGACCTGACCGCTGGTGGCCTGCGACTGCTCCGACGGCGGAACGAACG
Encoded proteins:
- a CDS encoding MerR family DNA-binding transcriptional regulator, with product MATADDHRTYSIRQLCREFGATARALRFYEDKGLLTPARKGQTRVYDARDRARLKLILRGRRIGFTLHEIQDMLDLYDRNDGNTHQMAIALRRHRAQIEALKQQREDLDAAIETAEEACAAMEERLSQMRPDLLPGAEDYESVLSARLNPDNHDHHPVRHPFKARA
- a CDS encoding DUF2256 domain-containing protein: MPRKHVNDAGTAKRDLPQKTCVSCGKPFAWRRKWARDWDQVKFCSDRCRSVGEVRPGGPAARGS
- a CDS encoding DoxX family protein encodes the protein MAATFTPASVTPVSSAAARLRATYRNMALWTLQGWIAMFFLAAGYAKLTESMANLITLMTWPAMVSEQFVRGLGIAEIVLAVGVLTPLVSWKVGRPLVVVSAAGLIVLEAVMLGVHALGGDIGLSIVNVLLLAITIPVLLGRRA
- a CDS encoding protein adenylyltransferase SelO; protein product: MPVTPAYTPEPRFFDLGDEYADAVRPADFPTTILRYRNDRAAASVGLEGLDEAEWIAAFGRFQPLPGQPGPIAMRYHGHQFRHYNPGLGDGRGFLAGQVRDDRGRLLDLGTKGSGTTPWSRGGDGRLTLKGGMREVLAATMLESLGVPTSRALSLIETGEALERGDEPSPTRSAVLVRLQHSHVRFGTFQRAAYHQRADMIEALVEHVRALYHPDVAAGDTPGLLAAIVEASARLTARWIAAGFVHGVLNTDNLNVTGESFDYGPWRFLPAYEPGFTAAYFDQTGLYAFARQPEAVFWNLTQLAGCLKLVADVEPLTEALNGFGPAYIRHLRAAFLMRLGVQSLGEAADQRLVDTTLALLREGGAALRWEPLFFDWFAGFSSSARALGGPRATLYQGETFDAFRFALFEHEPDLPERLEHPMFAQSEPEEMLIDEVEALWAPVATDDDWSPFQAKLARLEQAREAWGFEG
- the nhaA gene encoding Na+/H+ antiporter NhaA encodes the protein MARKLTLDFLKTETASGAALALATVAALVVANSPLSADYFAWLKSEHTLQIGPLILRETVSEWIKEGLMAVFFLVVGLEIKYEIVRGELSDPRKLATPVFAALGGMVAPALVYLAITGMTGGPHGGWPIPLATDIAFALAVFALVGKGLPASLRVFLLTLAIVDDLGAIAMIAILFSQGVQWMPLLGVAALLVGGAIWGRSMRIPAPFWVAGFAAVWWLTVQAGLSTSLTAVAFALIVPIAPRAEDRQSPLKEAMHDLHPYVAWLILPLFAFAKAGVSFAGLSLDQAFAPLVFGIAGGLFVGKQIGVFGAAWLATKLGLGTRPTDATWLQVYGVSLLCGVGFTMSLFIGALAFPGAVDSPEQVEVKLGVLAGSILSGLCGVAALAIARRTPGKDLAET
- a CDS encoding TonB-dependent receptor, whose product is MRLTQSLRYSVSAAVVGAVAFGLVGAASAQDQEGPSTSVDDIIVTAQKREQSLQDVPIVVTSLSAEALDNAGVKDIKDLQILTPGMTVTSTSSEASTTVRIRGVGTVGDNPGLESSVGVVIDGVYRSRNSVGFGDLGELQRIEVLKGPQGTLFGKNTSAGVINIITQAPSFTPGYNAELTAGNYGAFGASGSVTGPINDQVAFRLYAGRRVRDGFTDINLGDGPRTDTDDGNQDFWTARGQLLVLPNDNTSIRIIADYSKRDEYCCVGVQVRTGQTYPFIDGLSTGTGQAPPNATFSGLPFSRLGYANREDGQTIEDKGLSAEANIDLNRWGDATLTTVSSWRRWKSSLGQDIDYTGADINYRVNDGDYGYGVENWTQEVRLAGATDRLDWLVGAFATREQVSRTDSFYNGADYTPFLSFLLSANLNRAVPQFPVSPGIIGCFTRPGQTSGGTGLQGCLASGGTGQLPVGPGGAIVTIPTAQATGPGFIVGQGFRDRYNQTSESFALFTNNTFHLTDQFDITVGLRYTSDTKSVDSLQTNLNNNSSTCNAALANAGAIGGLLGAATAGSIVGTICLPWVNSAFQDRVAHQEFDDSEVSGTIKAAYRLNDQLLTYVSYARGYKSFGYNLDRTQTGVTPNASTFFPSETVDSYEAGFKATLFDRKVLFNATYFNQKVENFQLNTFLGTAFTVEAIPELNSQGFDADFLWFTPIEGLSVSSGLTYTDAEYGVFTAAQLTQPSNFPQLSLLPGGTPAFAPEWSSTNSVNFERTVGNLLFGASLSAKYSSEYNTGSDLLPYKGQDAYTLVNGRITLGTADDRWTVELWGQNLTDKEYIQVGYAAPLQGTAFQSTLQTAGSNPGTFYNAAADTATYDAFLGAPRTYGITFKVKY
- a CDS encoding PQQ-dependent sugar dehydrogenase; translated protein: MRMIPLATTVAFAALAAACGASGQNAPAPQAGAPLETRPANGTGQTPAFPGQTRAPAVTTSVAMAHTVVASGLDHPWGMALLPDGRWLVTERSGKLSIIGPDGTKSPAIAGLPAVDARGQGGLLDVVVGPTFASDRMIYWSYAEPREGGNATSVARGALSADGSRVDNVQVIFRALPIYDGDKHFGSSLAFAPDGKLFVTLGERSDRPMRPQAQDLGSHMGKTIRINADGTVPSDNPFVGQAGALPEIWSLGHRNVQGIAIGADGKVWTVEHGTRGGDEVNLDQRGLNYGWPDAAYGVEYAGGAINAGTTQKEGTEQPVYYWDPVIAPGGATLYSGAMFPGWQGNLLIAGLKEKHIARLVIQNDRVVGEERLLTDLGERIRDVAVGPDGAVWAITDEANGKLVRLATR
- a CDS encoding TIGR02186 family protein yields the protein MTSPPAVVEPFVPPSEQSQATSGQVRVAAALTDAQVKVDTGFQGASIVLYGAVFNPTDTPADVVVVVRGPDAPVRLVKKTRNMGVWLNSRPVLFEGAPGFYMTASTRPLSEIAGFGQLRRLGVGVDHLRIGAPDEARTVTRYGVRDVVISRLGDDYLDWRRAVIRLKEAAALYNTDPDGVTFVDRGLFRAEVELPTTAPTGEYHAEVWLFQEGRPASVSNLTLTVEKVGFERDIYEFAHRRPWSYGLLSVLLAAGMGYLASRIFRRG